DNA sequence from the Neisseria mucosa genome:
GGCTGCCGGCAGCTACAATTACGGCATCACATACCGTAAAAACACAACCGACCACAACTACCGCAAGGGTTTGGATGTGCACGATGGCACAGGCATTGTCATTGAAAACAATGTGTTAACGGGTGACCGGCTATATGGTATTGTTGCCTACAACCGCCAGTTTTCTATGGATAAAGTCAAAATTACCGGCAATACCATTATCCAAGACCCAAGCTTCCGTTTGAATGTTGATGATGACTTGGGTAAGTACTACCACATGTATTCAGGGATTCAGGTACAAACCAATACCCAATACAGAGATTTGCACTCGGCTGACAAAGGCTATTTCGATATTAGCGATAATGTCATTAAAAATCTGACGGTTTATCAAAACAATATTCAGACTTACGCGATTGAGTTCCGTAACCATGAAAGCAAAATGGATTACACGCTCAATATGGCAAACAACAAGATCAGTGGTGAATCCACCAAATATCTGATTGCCGTCATCAACGATACCTACGACCGTGTTTTATCTAAAAACGGCATGGGCAGCGGTACCATTACCATCAGCGGCAATGATGCCGATATCGGCAAGATTATGAAAGGCGCGGTACCGGTTTATGTGGAAGAACACCATGGCAATGTCGCTATGCATGGTGCGGTGACAATTCACAACAACAAAATTTCCGTGCGTGAAGAATCTGCCGGCTATGTCGAATTTGCTTATTTGAAAAGTAATGCCAAAGAGTACAACATCACCAATAATACATTGAAACTTGGCGGTGATTTGAATGATGCTTTGATAGACGTACATAGTACCAACCCTAAGGGCAAAGCATCTTTAAATGTGGCCAACAACAAAATCCTGACGGACATTAAAGGCAAGTTGTATGATTCATGGCTGCGCTTTGAAAATGACATCAACACGTATTCTGAAGGCAATAGCCATAATGGCGCGGCACTGAAAAAAGTGAATACGACCGGCAGTAAAGTGACATTGAGCGATGTTCTTTCGGAAGCCAACCATATTGTCGAAACGACTAAAGAGACTGTGTATCACCATACTCAGAACGTGTATACATCAGGAGTGGAAGAACATCATACAACGACAGGGATTTTGTAAGCTGTTGAAGCCGTAATCTTTATGGTTTAAATATTGATAAATAAAAAAAGGCCGTCTGAAAATTTTCAGACGGCCTTTTCATCTAACTCACATTATTTAGCCAGTTCGGCACGCAGTTTGTGGGTTACGTTCATCATCACTTGGAGTTGTTCCAGAGTTTCTTTCCAGCCACGGGTTTTCAGACCGCAGTCCGGGTTCACCCACAGACGTTCAACCGGTACAACCTCGATGGCTTTACGCAACAGGTGCTCAACTTCAGCTTCAGTCGGTACGCGTGGGCTGTGGATGTCGTAAACACCCGGGCCGATGTCGTTCGGGTATTTGAATTCACCGAACGCGGTCAAGAGTTCCATGTCGGAACGTGAAGTCTCAATGGTAATCACGTCAGCATCCATAGCGGCGATGGCCGGCAAGATGTCGTTGAACTCGGAGTAACACATATGAGTGTGGATTTGAGTGCTGTCTTCGCAACCGGTAGAGGACAGGCGGAAAGATTCGCCGGCCCAGTTCAGGTAAGCATCCCAATCGGCACGTTTCAAAGGCAGACCTTCACGGATGGCAGGTTCGTCAATTTGGATGACTTTGATGCCGGCTTTTTCCAGATCCAATACTTCGTCGTTCAGAGCCAATGCGATTTGTTTGCACACGGTAGAGCGAGGAATATCATTGCGGACGAAAGACCATTGCAGAATGGTTACAGGGCCGGTCAACATGCCTTTCATTGGGCGTTTGGTCAGGCTTTGCGCGTAAGTAGACCAAGCAACAGTCATGGCTTCAGGACGGCTTACGTCACCGAAGATGATAGGTGGTTTAACGCAGCGTGAGCCGTAGCTTTGTACCCAGCCGTATTGGGTGAATGCAAAACCGCTCAACAATTCGCCGAAGTATTCAACCATGTCGTTACGCTCGGCTTCGCCGTGTACCAGTACGTCCAAGTCCAGTTTTTCTTGCTCTTCAACCACCAAGGCGATTTCTTTTTTCATCGCAGCTTCGTAATCGGCGGCAGACAGCTCGCCTTTTTTGAAGGCTGCACGTGCTTGGCGGATTTCGGTGGTTTGCGGGAAAGAACCGATGTTGGTAGTAGGCAGCAGAGGCAGGTTCAACCATGCTTGTTGCGCTTTGATACGGTCGGCAAACGGTGATTTGCGTTGGTCTGCGTTGGCAGGCAAATCGGCCAGGCGTTTGGCAACGTCTGCACGGTGGATTTCGCTGCTGTTGGCACGGGAGTCGGCGGCAGCTTGGCTGGCGGCCAGTTCTTCGGCAACAGAGTCGCGGCCTTCGTTCAATGCGGCTTTCAGAACGCGCAATTCTTGGGTTTTTTGCAGGGTGAATGCCAACCAAGAGTACAGGTCAGGTTTGTTGGCTTTCAGTTTTTCTTCAACTGACAAGTCAAATGGAGTGTGCAGCAGGGAGCAAGAGCTGGAAATCCACAAACGGTCGCCCAGTTTGGCTTGCAGAGGCTCGACAGTTTCCAAAACTTTGTTCAGGTTGGCGCGCCAAATATTGCGGCCGTCGATAACGCCGGCAGACAGAACTTTGTCGTAGTCGGCAAATGCGTCCAGTTGCTCAGGCGCGCGTACCAAGTCGATGTGCAGGCCGTCAACAGGCAGGGATTTCAGCAAGGCAGCGTGTTCGGCAACGGAACCGAAGTAAGTGCTCAACAGGATTTTGGCGTTTACTTTGCTCAAAGTGGCGTAAACGTCTTTGTAGGCTTCTACCCATTCTTTAGGCAGGTCGACAGCCAAAGCAGGCTCATCGATTTGAATCCATTCGGCACCGGCTTCAACCAAAGCGTTCAGGATTTCAACGTAAACAGGCAACAGTTTAGGCAACAGGCTCAGACGGTCGAATTCGACAGCGCCTTTTTCTTTACCTACCCACAGGAAAGTCAATGGGCCAACGATGGTCGGTTTGGCTTTCAGACCCAAAGCTTGGGCTTCTTGCAGTTGTTGAACGTAGTGTTTGGCGTTGGCTTTGAATTCGGTATCGGCGTGGAATTCAGGCACCAAGTAGTGGTAGTTGGTGTCGAACCATTTGGTCATTTCGATAGCGAATTGGTCTTTGTTACCACGCGCCAGTTGGAAGAATTGTTCCAAAGACAGGTTTTGGCTGTCGAAGCCGAAGCGGGCAGGGATGGCACCGGTGGCAACTTGCAGGTCGAGGATGTGGTCGTAGAAAGTGAAATCGCCTACGGCAACGTAATCAGCGTTGGCAGCAGCTTGGTGTTTCCAGTTTTTCTCGCGCAAGTCTTTAGCAACAGCCAGCAATTCTTGCTCGCTGATTTCTTTGCGCCAGTATTTTTCTTGTGCGAATTTCAATTCGCGGAAGGCACCGACGCGCGGGAAGCCTGAAAAATGCAATGTTGTCATGTTAACTCTCCTAGTTGGAATTTTGAATCAGGCCGGTATGGCCTGAATGTTCGATATTGTAAATCAGAATGGGGAGGCCGTCTGTTTTATTAACGCGGACGCACGCCCAAAATATGGCAGATGGCGTAAGTCAGTTCGCTGCGGTTGAGGGTGTAGAAGTGGAAGTCTTTGACACCTTCGCGCGAGAGGACTTTGACCATGTCGATGGCGATGCTGGCGGCAACAAGGTTGCGCGTGCCTTGGTCGTCATCCAAACCTTCGTACATCTTAGACAGCCAGCTTGGGATTTTGACGTTGGTCACTTGGGCCATTTTGGTCAATTGTTTGAAATTGGTTACGGGCAGGATGCCGGGAACGATTTCAACGTCGATGCCCATCATCACGCAACGGTCGCGGAAGCGCAGATAGCTTTCCACGTCGAAGAAGAATTGGGTAATAACGTTGTTTGCACCCGCATCGATTTTGCGTTTCAGATTGATCAAGTCGGCTTGTGCGGATTTGGCTTCCGGGTGCACCTCTGGATAGGCCGCTACGGAAATGTCAAAGTCGGCAACGGAGCGCAACAGTTTGACCAAATCTTCGGCATAGAAAGGTTTTTTCTCGTAGCCGGGCGGCTCGTCGCCACGCAGGGCGACAATGCGGCGGATACCGCTGTCCCAATAATCTTTGGCGATTTGGCGCAACTCGTCAGGGCTGGCGTCGATACCGGTCAGGTGGGGGGCGGCGTCAAGGCCGGTTTCTTGTTTGATGCGTTTGACGATACTGTGTGTGCGGTCGCGTTCGCCGGAGTTTGCGCCGTAGGTTACGGAAACGAATTTCGGATGCAAGGTTTGCAGGCGATGGATGGAATCCCACAGCATGGTTTCCATTTGTTCGTTTTTCGGCGGGAAAAATTCGAACGAAACGTTGATGTCGCCTTTCAAATCAGAAAGGCTGTTGTTTAAAGCAGCGATTTCTCGAGCGTGATTCATGGTTATGCACCTTCTGCATATCTTTTATTTGTTGTCAGACTGCATAATAAATTTGAGGTTGGTATGAGTCAATTTCGAAATTTTCCGAAATTGTATGAATAGATTTAATAAAGACCTCAGGCCGTCTGAAAAACAGCCTGAGGTCTTGTTTGATGAAAAGGGAAAAGGTTATTCCGCTTCATCTATCCAGGCTTGTTGCACGGCTTCGAGAATGCGCTCGCCGCAACGCGCCGGATCATCGTCAAATTCAGGCAGAGCCATAATCAAATCACGCAGTTGGGTAAAACGCACGGTTTTCGGGTCGATGCTGTCGCCGTGTAAATCGTAGAGTTCTTCGGCGATGCGTTGAGTATCTGTCCATTTCATGATGTGTTCCTTTATTGGGTTTCGACTATTGCCAATTATTTTAATCAAGAAGAAGTCGGACTGCCAGATTGTTTTACGGAAGAAGGGCAGATAAATGATGACGCTATTTTTTAACAAAATAGCATAGTTGCGTTAAAATACGGCAAGACACTTAAAACTCACGGCAATCTGCCGTTTTATACTTTCTATTCCGTTTTGAATGATTTGGTTTTCATGCAAAATTTACATTTCGCTATGCAACCAAATTTTTTGGAACGGCTCTTAAGACAATCCATCGCTTAAAAATAAAAGGAAAAAAGATGAATAACGCACTCAACGCCAAGCTGTCCAAACTGATTTACGCGCTCGCTTCCGATGATCCGGAGTATCTGTCCAAAGCAGGCGCATTCGACCGTTTGCTGTTGTTGGTTCGCGAATTTTATCGGATGCTGGACGAAACAGAAGGTTTGAAACAGCTGGTGTTCCGTCTGTATTACGGCAAACACTATGGCTTGATTAAACTGGATGCCGCTTCACCCAACGACGATGCAGGCGCATTGAGGTTGAAACGTTGGATGGTTTATTCGCGCATCGCAGAGCGTATCGAAAATTGCGGCAAGCATTTGTCGGTCGTGCTTGAAGATGCGGTGTTGGAAAATGGCGCGGACAAATCTCATTATATAGATGAAGCCAATGCCATCATCGCGCGTTTCGGTTTGGCAAGGGATGAGGCTGTACTTTCGGCCATCGAGGCAGAGGAGGCGTTGAAGGCAGAGGCCGAACTGCCGACAGTAAACAAATCTCAGAACGCTACTTCCCGTTATAACGGCAATCTGCATCAAATCAGAATGCAAGAGAAAATTGAAAATTACTCCGCTACGCAGAAGGTGGCCTCCATGCAAATTTCGCGTATGCGTTTTATTTTTCCTCATATCAAATAGTTTGCCGCATAAGCAACAGGCCGTCTGAAAACCATGAATTTGTGGTTTCAGACGGCCTTTTTCATTAAGCCTTGTTTTAATGGTCTTCACGTGCATGGTTGATCGTATATTTGGGAATTTCTACGACCAAATCTTCATCGGCAACAACTGCCTGACAGCTTAAGCGTGAATCGGCTTCCAAGCCCCATGCCTGGTCAAGCAGGTCTTCTTCCAGTTCGCTCGGTTCTTCCAAGCTGTCAAAACCTTTGCGGATGATGACGTGACAGGTTGTGCAGGCGCAGGATTTTTCACAGGCGTGATCGACTTCGATATCGTGGTCGAGCAGTACGTCAAGGACGGTTTGACCTTCTGGTGCATCTTCGATAACCGCGCCTTCGGGGCATAATGTCGCGTGTGGGAGTACGGTAATTTTTGGCATTTTTATTGTCTCGGTTGTTTAAGAGTGGTTGTGGTTAAAGTAGTTTCAGACGGCCTTGGGTATTCAATATTCAGGCCGTCTGAAAAATGGGTTTATAACATGATGCCTTTACTTTTTAAATTTTCCAGGCATTCGTCCAAGTAGGCATCATCATGTTCGGCATAAATCGGCGAAGTAGCTGTTTCAGCCGCGTGCGAATGGTATGGGGCAACGGTTTTGCCGCGATATAGCGGGTCTTTCCATAAAGCATCGGGTTTGTAACCGCGCTTTTCCATCTCTTCCATAATCAACGCGTGATACAGATAGAGTTTGTAGGGAGAATGGGTAAAAACGTAATTAACCGTCGCATGCGGTCTGCCCCAGCCCGCTCCGCGTAAAGCAGCGCATTCTCGGTGTTGCCCCAAAAGCTGGGCACGGGGGAGTAGGGGGATAAGGGTTTGGTGCCAGAGTCTCATTGTGATTCAAATAATTTTGAATATTCTGCGTAAGCTTTCTCTAAATTTTCTTTTGAGTAGGTAGTATAAATATGAAGACCTTCTTCAATTTCAGTAGTTAGCTTTGTTCCACTTTTCCCAAAGTATTCGTCTTTATAGAGACGGACTTTGGAATTTTTAGGTTTATGTGTATTTTTCGAAGAGATGAGATTTCTTAATATAGAAGGATTTTGTTGGTGCTTTTCTTTGATAAAGGAGATAAATGCACTTCTGTCTATTTCAAAAATTTTTTCTTGATGATGTTCTTCGACAGTTTTTTCAAAACCCAACTCTGCTATTTCATTTTTAGGAAATACAATTTCGCCTCTTAATGAGAGAAAAAGCCTTTTCACAAGATTTTCATCAATTGCAAAAAGCTCAGTTTCTCCTATTCGGCTTTCGCCGAAAATTTCATGAAGTAAGGTTTCTTTTTCTTTATAGTTGTCGGTTTTAATGGCTAGAATGCGCTCTAACCCAGCAACGTTTGCGTAGCCGTTGTTTTCCAAATGGCGCATTCTAATTTCAAAATTATTTTCGTCAGTAATACCAATTTTATATACACCTTTGATGACGGTTTTCATCAGATAGACAATGCCTGCTTTTTCCATTGTTGTCCTTTATTTTTATATTTCTGTAAGAGGATATCTTTTCAGACGGCCTTTTGATTCAAGGCCGTCTGAAACCATTTGCCGTCAAATATTATCAACGCTTTGCCCTGTCAACGCGCGTTGGATGTTACGGTTCATGCGTTTGGCGGCGAAGTTGTCGGTGCTGTGGCTGAGTTTGGCGACGGCGGTGCGGATGTCTTCGGCTTTGCCGTCTTTCAGATAGCCTTGCAAAGCGGCAATGTCTTGTTGAATCTGTTGCAATTCTTCGGCTTCCAATAAATCGCTGTCCAACTCAAGGGCGGCATTGACGGCGTCGGTCAGGCTTTCGGCTTCGACTACGGCTTCGGCGCGTGCGCGTGCGGCCATGTCTTCGGCGGCGTTGTTCATACTGTCTTTGAGCATTTGGGTAATGGTGCCGTCGTCCAAGCCGTAGGAAGGTTTGACTTCGATTTGCGCCTGTACGCCGGTGCTTTGTTCTTGTGCGGAAACGGACAGCAAGCCGTCGGCGTCAACTTGGAAGGTCACGCGGATACGCGCTGCGCCTGCGGCCATCGGCGGAATGCCGCGCAGGGTAAATTTGGCCAGGCTGCGGCAGTCGGAAACGAGTTCGCGCTCGCCTTGTACGACGTGTATCGTCATGGCAGTCTGACCGTCTTTGAAAGTAGTGAAGTCCTGCGCGCGCGCGGTAGGAATGGTGGAGTTGCGCGGGATGATTTTTTCGGCAAGGCCGCCGTAGGTCTCCAGGCCGAGTGATAAAGGTGTAACGTCCAGCAGCAGCCATTCGCCGTCGGTTTTGTTACCGGCAAGGACATTTGCCTGTATGGCGGCACCGAGTGCAACCACTTCGTCTGGGTTGAGGTTGTTCAACGGAGTTTGTCCAAAGAAGGTGGCGACCGCTTGTTGAACATGCAACATGCGGGTCGAGCCGCCGACCATAATCACGCCTTTAATGTCGGCTTTGGTCACGCCTGCGTCTTTCAAAGCCTGTTTGACGGGTTCGATGGTTTTTTGTACCAAATTTTGGGTCAGATTGTGAAACTCTTGGCGGGTAATGACAGTATGGACTTTATGGCCGTCTGAAAGTGTGGTTTCGATGACGGCTTCGGTTTGGGTAGTCAGTTTTTCTTTGGCGGTACGGACAAGGGAAAGCAGAAGTTGGCTGTCTTGTTCGTTGAGTTTGGAAAGGTCGTTTTGTTCGAGTAGGTGGCAGAACAAACGATGGTCGAAGTCGTCGCCGCCCAATGCGCTGTTGCCACCGGTGGCTTTGACTTCAAACAATCCTTTGGTCAGTTGCAATACGGATACGTCGAACGTACCGCCGCCCAAGTCGTAAACGACAAACGTGCCTTCCGAGGCGTTATCCAGTCCGTAGGCAATCGCGGCGGCGGTCGGCTCGTTGAGGAGGCGCAATACATTCAAGCCTGCCAAGCGCGCGGCATCTTTGGTGGCTTGACGTTGGGCATCGTCAAAATAAGCGGGTACGGTAATGACGGCACCAACCAAATCGCCGCCCAATGTTTCTTCGGCGCGCAATTTAAGGGCTTTGAGGATTTCTGCCGATACTTCGATAGGCGTTTTCGCACCTTGACGGGTGTTTAATTCGACCACGCGCTCATTGGGTGTAAATTGATAGGGCAGGTATTGCGCGTCTTGTGTGAGGTCGGTAAGGGTGCGGCCGATCAGGCGTTTGGCGGAGCTGACGGTATTTAGCGGATCGGTTTTTTGTGCGGAAAGGGCGTTTTTGCCGACTTCGACTCCGCCATCCAAATAACGGACAACCGAAGGCAGGGTGGTGCGGCCGTCTGAATCGGGCAGGCAGACTGCGCTGCCGCTGCGTACGGTGGCCACCAAGCTGTTGGTTGTGCCTAAATCAATGCCTACGGCGAGGCGGTGTTGATGGGGGGCAGCGGACATGCCGGGTTCGGAAATCTGCAAAAGAGCCATGATTGTGTGCCTTCTGATGCTGTATTTATTAGGATGGGGCAGATTTTAGCAGATTTTTGGCAGATAGTTGAGTGGTTTGCTAGGAAATAACCCTAAGGCCTAATGTTGTTAATGTTGTTTTTTAATTGAAAAGAAAGTGGATTTTGAATCCGGACTTGTATTTTTTAAGAAATGCGGATAAAATTCAGCCTCTTTGCCTTGCCTTTTACTTCGCATGGTGAAAGGCTGTTTTTAATCATCCATAAGGAGATAACATGCGTCATTACGAGATCGTGTTTATCGTTCATCCTGATCAAAGCGAGCAAGTGCCTGCTATGGTTGAGCGTTACAAAACCATGATTACTGAAGCCAGCGGTAAAATCCACCGTTTGGAAGACTGGGGCCGTCGTCAATTGGCTTACCCAATCAACAAAATCCACAAAGCACACTATGTTTTGATGAATATCGAAACTACTCCTGAAGTGGTTGAAGAGCTGGAAACTGCTTTCCGCTTCAATGATGCCGTACTGCGTCACCTGACCATCAAAACAAAACACGCTGTAACTGAAGCTTCCCCAATGCTGGGCGGCGAGAAAGCAAAAAACTTGCTGAACGGTGCAGCTGAAGAAGTTGCAGCAGCCGAATAAGATTGAACAATCTGATTAAGCTTACCGCCCGTATCTTACAGGTTCAGCCTTTGAGATATACGCCGGCAGGAATTCCTGTTTTAGATGTTGTGTTGCAACATGAATCTTGGCAGGAAGAAAACGGACAGAAATGTCTGGTTAAATTTGAAATTCCCGCGCGGATTTTAGGTAAGCAGGCTGAGGAATGGCAGTATCGGCAAGATGTCGTCATCGAGTCGGAAGGTTTTTTGGCGCAACGCAGCCAACGCTTCCCCAAGCCGGTACTACGCATACAGAACATTAAAGAATATAAAGGTTAAACGACAATGGCTCGTCAATCATTCAAACGTAGAAAATTCTGCCGCTTTACGGCTGAAAAAATCCAAGAAGTTGATTACAAACAAGTTGATTTGTTGAAAGACTTCATCTCTGAAAACGGCAAAATCATCCCTGCCCGCATTACTGGTACTAAAGCACACTACCAACGTCAGTTGGCTACTGCTGTGAAACGTGCCCGTTTCCTGGCTCTGTTGCCTTACACCGATCAACACAAATAATTTTGGAGTTTAAATCATGCAAATTATTCTGTTAGAAAAAATCGGCGGTCTGGGTAACTTGGGTGATATCGTTACCGTTAAAAACGGTTACGCACGCAACTTCCTGATCCCTGCCGGTAAAGCAAAACGTGCAACCGAAGCCAACATGAAAGAATTCGAAGCACGCCGCGCTGAATTGGAAGCCAAACAAGCTGAGATCTTGGCTGATGCTAAAGCACGTCAAGAAAAACTGGAAGGCCAAACCATTACTGTTGCTCAAAAAGCCGGTGTTGATGGTCGTCTGTTCGGTTCTGTTACCAATGCTGACATCGCTGAAGCGATTGTTGCTGCCGGTATCCAAGCTGCTAAAGCAAACGTACGTCTGCCTAACGGTCCTTTGAAAGCTGTTGGCGAATACGAAGTTGAAGTGGCTCTGCACACTGACGCTGTTGCTAAAATTACCGTTGCTGTTGTTGCAGCTGCTGAGTAATTGATTCATTCAAGGCCGTCTGAAAATCAAGGGTTTCCTTGAATTTCAGACGGCCTTGTTTATCTGCTTGAGCCGAAGTAAGTAAATATCGATTTGTCTATATTTTTTAAGTCTGTCTAGAAATATAGCGGAAGAGATGATGTATTGGCCGAATGTTCATTCGTGTTCGGGTTTGTCGTATTATTTAGTAAAGAGATTATTTATGAATAAAATCAAAATCTTTGGGATAGGTCTGACTGCTTTGGCTTTAGCTTCATGCGGCACTCCGCAAAAGCCTGCTGTTGATACGGCAAAACCTGTCGAACCTGTTTTCTCTGCAAAACGCCCTGTATTTGATGCAGCGGCTGAATCTGTTGCCAGCAGCGGTTTTAATGAAAACGTCAATGTTCAGCAGTTTATCCAATATGAAGTGAAAAACCGCCGTTTCAGTGCGGAAGAGTTGCGCAATTTCTTTAATGGCGTGGTGTATAAAGGCAACATTATTACCATTATGTACCGTCCAAGCACTTCGCGTCCTTGGTATGAATTCCGCACCGGTAACTCCGGTGCAGCCAAATTTAACGGTGGCAGACAATTCTATGCGGCAAACCGTGCTGTAATCGATGATGTGGCACGCAAATACGGCGTACCTGCCGAATTGATTGTGGCGATTCTCGGTATCGAAACCAATTACGGCAAAAATACGGGCAGCTTCCGCGTTGCCGATGCTTTGAGTACATTGGCCTTTGATTATCCCCGCCGTGCCGAATTTTTCCAAAACGAATTGAGCGAACTTTTGCTGATGGCAAAAGAAGAAAAAGAAAATATCTTTGACTTCAAAGGCAGCTATGCCGGCGCGATGGGTATGCCGCAATTTATGCCTTCCAGCTACCGTAAATGGGCGGTGGACTATGATGGTGACGGGCATCGCGATATTTGGAATAATGTCGGCGATGTGGCGGCTTCTGTCGCCAATTATATGAAACAGCATGGCTGGCAGACTGGCGGTAAGATGGTTGTGCCGGTCAGTCTGACGATTACGCCGCACTTGCAGGCGATTATCGATGAGAAAACTGCTTTGACACGCACTGTCGCAGATTTCAAAGCCTTGGGTGTCGTGCCTCAGGCTGCTGTTGCCGATAATGAAAAAGCTGTATTGTATGCTTTGGAAACCAGTCCGGGTGTATTTGAATACTATTTGGGCCTGAATAACTTCTACACCGTATGGCAATACAACCACAGCCGTATGTATGTAACAGCGGTACGCGATATTGCGAATGCAATCAATAACAATGGCCTGTAAGCCATAAGAAAACCACCCTTCGGGGTGGTTTTTAGATATTGAGGATTTGTAAGGGAGTTAAGCCATCAGTCTGATTTTCATGGCGTAACGTTTTTTACTGTGCCCTGAAACAAATTGTCCGCCTCGGGCAGGGGATAAAAATGCATTGCCTTCTGCGGTTGGCTCTGCACAAGTATATTGGCCGTTTCGATCGCTCCAGAGTGCGTACACAGGCAGATTGTAGGTGCGGATATCCAGTTTCAAGCCGTCAAATGCAACGTGTGCATCTTGGTTGGAGGAAACAAATTCGGTATGGGAGATATAGTCGGCATCGTATGGCGCGCCGTTGAAATCAAATTGTGTACCTGCGGCGGTAAAGTAGGGGTGGAATCCTGGAGAAGTGCGGACGGGCGATTCGCCGTAATTGCAGACGGTCAGGATGGCGATGGCTTCATTTTCGTTAGGCAGGCTGTAATCGAGCAACCATTCGACGTGTTCATAGCCTTTTTCTGTGCTGATTAATTTCAAGCCGATATCTGATTCATTTTGATGGCGGATTTTCCAGTCTGAGGTTCTGCCGAAACCATGTTGGGCCAGATGATTTTTGCTGTCAGGTCCGAATTGGGGTAGGCATACGTGCATGCCGCCGCGTAATTTTGTGTCATCGCCGACTTGAACGCTGGTTTTCGGAAATAAGACTTCCCGTCCTTTTAGAATCAGGGAATCAATATATCCGCCCATTGTGTTGACTTGCATGGTGGCTGATTGGTTGCGTAGTATGATTTCAGACATAATAATTTGAGCTTCAAATTGTTTATCATTTGTGTAGCATTCTAACATTGCAGTAATATGCTGTCGCCGTTGGCTTGATAGAAAATCCTTAATAAAAATCAAAAAAATGCTAGAATATATGCCATTTTCTGAGGCTGTCTGAAAAGCGGAGAATTCTTTTCAGACGGCCTTCCGAT
Encoded proteins:
- the rpsR gene encoding 30S ribosomal protein S18, which codes for MARQSFKRRKFCRFTAEKIQEVDYKQVDLLKDFISENGKIIPARITGTKAHYQRQLATAVKRARFLALLPYTDQHK
- the rplI gene encoding 50S ribosomal protein L9 encodes the protein MQIILLEKIGGLGNLGDIVTVKNGYARNFLIPAGKAKRATEANMKEFEARRAELEAKQAEILADAKARQEKLEGQTITVAQKAGVDGRLFGSVTNADIAEAIVAAGIQAAKANVRLPNGPLKAVGEYEVEVALHTDAVAKITVAVVAAAE
- the mltB gene encoding lytic murein transglycosylase B; protein product: MNKIKIFGIGLTALALASCGTPQKPAVDTAKPVEPVFSAKRPVFDAAAESVASSGFNENVNVQQFIQYEVKNRRFSAEELRNFFNGVVYKGNIITIMYRPSTSRPWYEFRTGNSGAAKFNGGRQFYAANRAVIDDVARKYGVPAELIVAILGIETNYGKNTGSFRVADALSTLAFDYPRRAEFFQNELSELLLMAKEEKENIFDFKGSYAGAMGMPQFMPSSYRKWAVDYDGDGHRDIWNNVGDVAASVANYMKQHGWQTGGKMVVPVSLTITPHLQAIIDEKTALTRTVADFKALGVVPQAAVADNEKAVLYALETSPGVFEYYLGLNNFYTVWQYNHSRMYVTAVRDIANAINNNGL
- a CDS encoding aldose epimerase, whose product is MSEIILRNQSATMQVNTMGGYIDSLILKGREVLFPKTSVQVGDDTKLRGGMHVCLPQFGPDSKNHLAQHGFGRTSDWKIRHQNESDIGLKLISTEKGYEHVEWLLDYSLPNENEAIAILTVCNYGESPVRTSPGFHPYFTAAGTQFDFNGAPYDADYISHTEFVSSNQDAHVAFDGLKLDIRTYNLPVYALWSDRNGQYTCAEPTAEGNAFLSPARGGQFVSGHSKKRYAMKIRLMA